CCCGCGAGCCTTCGCGCGAGTCGCTCGCTCACGCCGGGCAACCGCCGCCGGACGATCGCGACCTCGCGTTCGAGGCCGGGATGGTCGATCCAGTGGTACAGGCAGCGGCGCTTGAGCGCGTCATGCAGCTCGCGCGTGCAGTTCGAGGTCATGACGACGATCGGCGCCACCTCGGCGCGGATCGTTCCCAGCTCGGGAATCGACACCTGGTTCGTGGAGAGCACCTCGAGCAGGAAGGCCTCGAATTCGTCGTCCGCCCGGTCGATCTCGTCGATGAGCAGCACGCACGGCCCCTCCCGCAGCGAGCGCAGGATCGGCCGGGCGAGCAGGAAGCGCTCGTCGAACAGGGAGGTCTCGATCTCGCCGATCCCCGCGGCCGCCTCGCCGCCGGGGCCGTCCCTCCCGGTGACGGCGGCCGCCTCGAGCGCCCGCAGGTGGAGGATCTGCTTGGTGAAGTCCCAGTCGTAGAGCGCCTGGGAGGCGTCGATGCCCTCGTAGCATTG
The window above is part of the Pseudactinotalea sp. HY158 genome. Proteins encoded here:
- a CDS encoding MoxR family ATPase yields the protein MKSIASIDDVGAALDSAGYLSEEGLSTITYLAIAMGRPLLLEGEPGAGKTALAESLAGGLGVPLIRLQCYEGIDASQALYDWDFTKQILHLRALEAAAVTGRDGPGGEAAAGIGEIETSLFDERFLLARPILRSLREGPCVLLIDEIDRADDEFEAFLLEVLSTNQVSIPELGTIRAEVAPIVVMTSNCTRELHDALKRRCLYHWIDHPGLEREVAIVRRRLPGVSERLARRLAGAVQTLRADERLVKPPGVAETLDWAAALAHLGRAEFDLATAAATVGAVCKHRGDVEVVRASLDRLLRN